GATTAACACTTCCTATCCCTGATGTGTGTCAAAATTCATCAGTGTTCTTTATAGTTTTGCGCACAAATTAGACAGATACCAATCGAGCCGgtagtacatacatacatacatgcatacatacatacacacacacacatacatacatacatacatacatacacaaatacatacatacatacattcataaatacacacatacatacgtacatacatacatacacatacatacacacatacgtacatacatacaatgCTTGCACGCAGGTATGTATGTGTGGCAGtaacgactttttttttatttgttgttcctTTGTTAccgtaaagaaaaaaagcaagcacAGGTACGACAGTTTGAAGGGCCAGGTGCACGACTATAAAAGGGCGGGAGCTGCGAGCATGGAGTCACTGGTCACCTTTGCTTCGACACGGGCGGACTGGTGCCGCCCCCACCTCCGAGGTGAGTAATAGCCGCACAGAGGGCACCACACGCCCCGAACACCCTCATGGATAGAACACCTTGTAGAAGGGCACAGCAATGCCATAAACTCTCGAGGACTTGACGGTCAAAACTCCTTGTTTATGATGGCGGTGAAGTAATGTCAGCAACCTTAGCTGCTACTCCAGCTATTGGAAGTGAAAAAAGAAGTTATAAAGTTCACAGCTTCCCAAAGGTAGTGATGAAGGAGAGGACGTCTGGTAGGGCTGGATAAATACGTTCACGATTACAATCCGAGCAATCCCATTCCCCGAAAAAAGATGCCGGATTATCTGTAAAGCATTATATGGTACAGAAAACTGGGTCtactatgaaatttttttttgcgTATCCCGgtgtaattcaaaacaaagttgagaacatttttcttcaataatctttAACACACATGCGGTATTATGATAAATAAAATTATGAACCTTCGGTTAGACCGCTGTACAATCTACGACCTGGGAACAAAAATGTTCGTTGTGTTTTGGTCTACAAAATACTTCTGTACTATCAATTTTAGGAATTTTATACACTAAAGCTATTGATAAATTACGAACACAGACTATACTTGTTCGTATGTTAATACGGACATTCTTATTTGAAATTGTCCGTAACCAAATCAAAACAAACTTCTTCTGACCTGTAACGGTTTGTATCCGTTGTtattaggtcctcctcctctcttcttcttatccacacactttgcttttcaataGTATTGTGTCACGTATCTTTCCTCACTGTAATACGCTATTGTATTATAATTTTCTGTTTGTTGCTGAAATCACTTATTTTCATTGTAATTCTGtgacttattcaagcatttgtgcccttttttccccatCACTGCgtcaggaacacttttgccagctTTACAATTCCTTTTTTGTCTCCATTCAGCCCTAACACCGTGCAGATTGCCCCGTTGTCTTCCTCTAGCCTCTTTGCTTACTCCTCCCTGCCTATTACTGTCACTACTCCTGCTACCAACTCCCCTCTGTGTCTCTCGTAGTTGTTACATTCtgcaattaggtgttccactgttttTTTCTCCCCAGTGTCCTACAGCTACAGCCCTTTGTTTTGGTAGGTCGTGGTGAGGGTGAGTTCGGCCGCTCAGCCGCTCCTTTCGGTACCGTGCGGGTTTCGGCCTTTTAAATATATCTTTACCACGAGTTATACTGactagattctgttcggtacttgccagattaaacattagttttcgtggaatctattggaaaaatggttcaagctatGCATGCAGCAGGAGAGTAGGAGaaaatgcgagaatggtgtaagcttagtTGCGAGTATTTAACTTGTAATgactgaatggtagagtgtttctcaccaattcacatgaaaaatgttagcataaacacttgggatcaatgccTTGTAGAATAGAGGCACAGTGCATCATAATTTATCACGTGAGATATTTTAGAGGGTGCGAGTCGTCACGGCTTCAACAGGCCCTGACCCAATTTTAATGAAAGTAGCTAGCGATCAATGGTAATGTTTGGCATACGGAACTGCTCCCATTGATCCTCACTTGCTGAACACTGTCTATGCTACGCGGAACTGATCCAAGAATAAATATTTCTATACAGATACAGCCCTGTAGTACGCTTTTTTTAGCAACACAAATTATTTAGAATTTAGAAAATTCATCCACTGTTGCTTCTACATTATACTATATTTATTTGTACAGATCTTATATCGGAGAAACGCCAGCCGACTTCGCTGACTTGCATCTCGAGGAGCCCCGGCGAGTGGCATGGACCAGGCTCAAGAAATGTAAACAACGGCGtcaatataaaatatatattccactTCCTCCACTAGCGGAGCGGCGCCCACCACCAGCACACTTAAGATAGGAACAcatcctaccggcgctataggtctgcacaaacaaataaaaacaagacaaTGAGACTCCACCAGAGGTTTGCCGAGACGTGCGTCAACGAACGCCTGTGGTACATGTGTCTATGGGCGGGCGGGCTGTCCTTCAGGTCCATTGCTCGGCGGGTCGGCCGGAGCCACACCACCGTGCGGCGCTGGGTGCGGCGTCTCCTTGGTGAGGGCGTACTGCGCGCCGGTGCTGCTGCGGAAAATGTCTCCTTTCCGTACTGCCTCTCAAGACAAGAGGCCAATGTGTTCCATTACCTCACGTGCCGccaaatggaggaaaaatgtaaaTGGATAAGTCTGTACTTGGAACATCTCGCTGCAAATAGAGAGTTAATAACAGATAGACGACAGATAGATAACATATATAAAACAAGTATAATCAACGCCATACCATGCCAAAGAAAGAACCTTAGCATTTCTGCATTATCCTACTCGTcactaaaggaaagaaaagtaaagatgaatgagtGTGCATCTAGAACACTTCGCTCACAGCATTCATTGTGGATAACTCTTTAGTTGTTGTTGTATGAGTGCTTTCCCTAACAGGGTCAGCACGGCCACTTTTTGTTAAGCTACGTCTCCAGATCTACAGTGTTTTGAGAATGCTTTATACCGAAATTTACAATGTTTTGAAATGTAAAATTCCATAACAGATATTTGGTACTGAACGGAAACACACAAGTCATTATAACATCTTGCCACGCACAGACATCGCGTCATCACTGAAACTGTTTAGTTTTAAAATAGTTCCATGTAGCAGAAGAGCGAAAATATGGGTAAGTGTTGGAAACCTTGTAGTGCAATACAGATTAATCAAATGGAGGTGTGTAAAGAGGGCATATGTATATAGTAAAATCTGTGAATATCTCGCATGTTTCATTACCATCGCTTGCATGATCAATAACATCAACAAGGACGTTCTTTAAATGACACGCTGTCGTTGAGAACTCCAAAGCAAGCAGGGGACGGGTGCTCAAAGCTGTGAACCTGGTAAAGAGAAGAACTTAGAGAGGGGGAGTTCACTGACATCAGAAAGATAACCAGATGGAGATATGAAATAATGGCTTCTTGTTGGGGCTTGTTGGGGGTTCAGTAAGAGCGAACAAGACACCTCTGTGACCAAAAGTGATCAATTTCAGCTTTCTTCAATATTATTTTTAGAAGGGAGCAGCATGTTCGGGCtttctatttctttgtttatctcttttCACCAGTAATCTGCCTAAATTtccgtataaaaaagtatatggaGGGTATATTTTTCTTGACTGCTTCTAATCCTTTCGTTCCAACAGCAATGCGGCTCCTGATCATCACTGTTATCTGGACATTCATTGAGGCTACGGGAAGCCGAGGGTTGGGGGTTAGGGAGAGGACGCGGGGTTCCGAGACGCACGAGCTCGAGGCCGGCGCCGGGGGAGTGGTCGCCAACATGGTTCCGCTGCTGAAACTCGCCGCCGGGAAGTGTGACCTGACGCTGGCCGCCCACCGCTACTCCCCTGTGCTGGCGTCAAGGTggggagagttagagagagatatatagacagataggaagGTACAgctaaataaatatagatagacagttatATTTACTGTGAAGGTGGATGACTGAGAGCAAAACAAAAGACCCATAACACGCTCTACAAAGTAAGTGTAGATGCCAAAGCGAGTGATCAGATAATTATGAGTGATAATTctaggatagataaatagatagatagatagtttttaCTGCAAAGTTATTTAAGctcaaaggaaaataaagaaacaaaataaccgTAACACGCTAATTCTGCAATAAGATATTATAGAAGATGCCAAAACGAGTGATCAGATATATGTAAACAAAAACTTcttagaacaaaaaaaatatatatatatatacatatatatatatatatatatatatatatatatagatatttatatatatatatatatatatatattaacaatgCATAAAATAGCTCACACCACACAGgatctacaaaaaaaaaatatagaagacaCAAGAGCGAGTGGTCAGATATATATTAACAATAATTTTCTCAGGCTCTTACGAGTTGGCGGAGCAGTGACAGTCGTGGGTTTGAGTAGCAGAGTCGGGCCAACGTGCCAGCCTTCAGAGAGCCTAGCAGCGGATGGCGGGGAAGCAAATGGCAGGGCGTCTCGAGGGGAGCTGGCGGGGCAAAGCAAGGCGAAGTGCAGAGCCGTTGTCCTGGACGCCGTGACTGGCAACACTTCTTTGTCTGACTGGTAGGACGCAACGATCCAAGTCAATTCACGAGTTCGTCTTTCACAAGTGTTAAGCACATCATGATTTGCAAAGTGTTTACTACTCAAAACAGGATCAGAATATCAATTTTCCTCTATTCTGAGACAATATGAATAAACATAAAACTTAGGTCTTCAGTACAGTGGTATATAGTTACCAAGATAACGTTTCACAAGTTTTAAGAACATCATAACTTGCAGTGTGTACCACCCGAAATATAAATCAGAATATCAAATTTTTTTCAGAGTTAAGACATTCAAATATAAAACTTGCGTGTTCGATACACTGTATAGTTACTAAGGTAATGTATGAACGTGTGGGGGGAAGGGTATTTGACAGCTATTCATCAGAAACAAATGTAAAAAGTAAGAAGCGTCTGAGCATCCTCGCCCTGCCAGTCAGCCTCCCGTCCCGACCCCGCGTATCACCGCAGGTTTCTGTCGTCGTCAGTGTTGTGGCTGCGGCCTGAGATGCGTCTGGTGGTCGTGGGTCACCTGGACGCCTTGCACAGTGTTATCAGCCACCGCGCTCTCCGCAACACTGATCACGTGGTATTCATAGCCCCGCGTGGCAGGAGTCACGGGGATGTCAAGGAAGGTGATGTAAACTTTGCATTAATGGACAGACTATGGAGGACATGTTATTTAACGCAGATAGCATAAAATATAACGTTTTAAATATAGGAGTATTTTGTTACAGTCTCCAAATCTGTTTGCTACAGGACTTTATTTTACACAAACTGCACATTGCATAACGTATTGGATTACCAAGTGAATAAATTCGCGTATATACTCAGGAATAATCTGCTACAGTCTCAAATCAGATTAGAGAAGCACTTTATATTACGCCAGTCACTGGAGGTTATTGATACTGATAATGCGTGTTAACTAAGGCAGCGTGGTCTCGTTGCAAAATGTTTCGATGCAAGTTTTTCGTTCAACTAATAGAATTATATGCGTGTTTAACTGGCAGGACGTGGTGACGGAGTGGCAATGTACCGACGCTGTCTGTTCTGCAACGAGGGCGACGTGGGCATAGTGAAGCTGTACCCCAAGAGCCTACAGTCTGGTGCGGCGGCAAGGGACCAGTTGCTGTTTCCCGGTGCGGTTGTCAAACATTCAAGCCACAGCAAACATCCAGTGAATAGTTTGATATACGAGTCGGGGGAGGGAGGGCGTATGTGTGTGCCTCCTAGAATTGTTGTTCAGGATATTCACTCTCATCTATTTCATAAATAAACCCTAGAGCACCTTTACTTATATCActaattttcctccctcctatgAAAAATTCCTTCACGGCGAGAAATTCAAGATATTTTTTAATCTGCATCTGATATGCCCTTGTTGCACCAGTATTCTAAAACAAAGACTCATCCAAAACAACAACTTCTTTCCCCGCAGACGACGCTGAGGGCTTCCACGGCCACAGGTTCCGGGTGGTGGTCATGGAGTACTTCCCGTACATCAGTTACACGCGGCAGGAGAGCGGTGCCCTGCGCCTCACCGACTCCCTCAACACGCGCATGATCACCCACCTGGCGGAGCTCCTAAACTTTACGTAGGTATTTATcctgcactttttttttgtttcctcgaTGGTCCCATATAAGGTATGCAGAAGATGCCAAGACTGATCGTTTTTTTTGTTAAAAGAATGTCTTGACACTCCCCTCCTAAAAGAGTTTGAGTCAGTGGCTACTTGACTTTACCCAACACATGCTCAGCCGATTGATTTAGTTGAGGCATTCTGGACCACCAGTGTTGATCTCTGCCCACAAAGGCACCAGGGTATGCTTGTTCGAGATGGTTCTTCGAAATTACTCAGGAAATTCCGTGAAATTGTAGGAAAAAGTGTATCGCTTTTCTATAAATGACCACCTTCATTGCTACTGTCGACAGGTACGAGGTGATGGAGCCAGACGACTGCCAGTGGGGGCTGGAGGCTGATGGGGGCAACTGGACCGGTATTGTAGGCACCCTCCAGCACGAGAAGGCGGACTTTTCAATGGACCTCACTCTGACGCCCCAAAGAGCGACTGTGGTGGATTTCTGTAGGCTTTACATCGACGAGAACTTGGGCATCTTGTCCTTGAAGCCTCGGCCTCCACCTGAGTATTTATCGCTCATCAGACCTTTTGAAAGTAAGTGGTGCAGCTGTACATGACATCTTTCGTATTAGCATGAAACGTGACCGGCCCTAATAATGAAGTTTGGGGCACTAGATGACATTGTTAACTTTAAGATGGTAGCCTTGCAAACACCTGTATGATCGATTGAGTCGCATGTTCGCACACTTTGCCGTGGAAACTTTGTGAAGACGCCTGCTGTACACTCTACACTTAAGACAATGCGTTGTTCCCAGCCAAGGTGTGGGTCGCGACCGTGGTGAGCGTGATGGTGTGGGGTGTGACGCTGTGGCTGCTGCTCAAAATAAGGCATCGAACATTCAAAGGACGTCGTTTTGATCTTAGGTCGGCACTTTTCTACAGCTGGGGGCTCCTTCTGGAGGACAGCCCGAACGAGCCTCCGGACAATCCCACGGGCCAGGCAAGTCTGTTTAGACCAATGTTCTTCAACCTTTCTCTAAGACATCGTGCAactccttcttctactactatcGTAATGGCTCGAGGTGCGGACAATAGCTCAAAAAGACCCTATGTCACGGGTTGCCTTTTGGCCTTAACTACTATTATGGGGTACCCATTGGATCGACGATACTGTCTGTCTTCCGTCTCGGGGGCTCGGGTTCGAATCACGGTCGGAAGGTTGGGAAAAGGATTTATTCTCCCGACTAGATGAATATCTCATGTGCTTTGAGAAGTGGAAATAAGCCcactacactggtggcagcgatgggatactattactacaactattgcTAGGACCACCATTTTCTAGTAATATTTACTTCACAACCAGAGCTGTAAGGTTTTCAGCGAAGAATAAAATGTGCAATATTGTTTAATCTGTCACAGGTTCTGGTAGGAATGTGGCTCCTCGCTTGCTTGATTCTGAGAACCACCTACGTGTCCTCCCTCATCTCGCACCTGGTCAAGGGCGGCGAGTCTCCCGTCATCAACACGATCGAGGAAATGGTGAAGAGTGGACAGCATGAAGGCAGGCAGTGGGGGACTGTCGGCGTGAACGGGGCGATCAATTCGTTCTTGATCACCAGCACCAACCCGGCCTTCCATGTGGCGAATAAGTTCATGCAGGTGTGATATCGGTGTGACTTGAGGAACCATGAATACCTAACACGGTCCAAACCTATACATAACATAACGTCTCTAAACGTACACATACGCTGAACTTTCATCAAATTAGTGCTTGCGGCTTCGTGACTCTAAAGGGCAAGTTCTCCTTTCAGTCCATGGGGCCGGAGGAGGGCACATCCAGAGTGTTGGCGGGGGAGTTTTCGTTCATTCTCAACTACTACGCCATCAGGGTCCAGCTGGCCACGCTCCGCGGAGCATCGGCCGACATCCCTGTCCACATCAGCACCACGAAGTACCCGCTCTTCCCCGGCAACGGTTGGGCCTTTAGGTGCATCTATATATACTCAGctacttatatatttatttctttatttatctatctactaaaaaaaaaaataggtctgCTGCCATTGCTTTTAGTATGTTGTAACTTGCGGTGGCAGGGGCTAGAGAGGGTGAGTCAACAAAAGAGGTCGGGATGATCTCGTCCAGAAGCTCGTTAACGTTCCCTGTTCGAAGAGCATGGTTCGGGGAAGGAGGCGTAGGCATGCGGGCATCAGCTGTATCATGGCCAGTTACGTTGCATGTCTAGGAGCCGTTGGACGTGTTAGAGCGGAGCGGAAGTGCTAAGTTGTTGCTCCTTCCATGAATCGCCTCTGGCTCCATGGGTGGGGAGCTGACCTGAGGAACTTTGACTGATTCTCTTACGCCGCAGTGCAACAAGAAGCAACAAGCCAAAAGCAAGATTGCCTCGGAGGGTAGAACCATAGCTATCTATGTCCTAATACAATAGCACCTCGGAGGGTTGAACTATAATAGATGTTTCAATAGTGATCATAGCACGTTACCTTCATACCGCGCTAGTAATCTGAATCCCAGTGCGCATTTAGATGTAAAGGGAAGTGTTATTTGTATtataattttatgtttatgttgTCGTTCCTAATATTTACATTTATTAATGGAAGCCTGTCACTGGGTCACTACAAAGGGCTCATCACTTAAGCTCCTTGGTCCCCCCGCACAGGCGCGGCACACCCTTCCTCTCTCGCTTCAACCTGGCCATACAGCGGCTCCTGGACGCGGGCCTCATCGACTACTGGATGGACGACGTCATCAACACCTACGTCACCACCAAGCGGCTGCAGGACAGGGATTCCTTGCGGGACGGGAAGATTCAGGCGTCCACTGTGGAGGTatgtttagggggggggggggggatttttaTCTATCAAtattattctttatttgtttttttcatcttgcatttttcttcattctctatctTTGTTTTTCCATACACTCTCGGCCACCTTCTTTCTTCCgttgtttctttattctctctattttctttcttactgtCTTCCTTGTTTGCTTTCTtcatcttgctttcttttcctaattcaagctcttcttttctccatctttttctcgttcttttctttctcgcttcattcttttttccttcgctccttcttttcttatgaCGCCAGAAAGCAAACTATAAAGAAAGAACGACCCCAACATATCCTCCACCAAAGCGAACAACGACTCAGGCAACATCTCACGACACTTCTCCCTGCAGACCATCACCCTCTCGTCTTGCCTCGCCCCTGCAGGATACACGCGGCCAGGTGGTGCTGGGGCTGCGTCACCTGCAAGTCACCTTCTACATCCTGTTCGCGGGCCATGCTGCCGGGACACTCTCCTTTCTTGCTGAGAGCTCCCTGACCTGATCTCCCTCACCACTGACCGACCTATGTGTTGTTATCGTTCAGTTACTTTGAATTACATATGAAGTCATTgtggtgttttgttttcctcttttagcTCCATTTTTTATTCAAGACATAAGGTATGGAGGTTTTGCGCGCACAAGGGTCCGGTCTCGGGACATTAATTAATGGACACCTTATTTGAagccttcatttcctttattctctctcttcctatctgtctgtctatctgtctatgtatctatctatctatctatctatatctacctctCAGGAGATCAAATTTGACACAAGTACGTAGGCTATGTGCGGTACATGTGTATTTTACATGATCAAGCTCACTTACCTGCTGGCGAGAGGATAGACAAAGTTAAGTCTTTACAAAAAGGTGACGAGGAACAGTAAATCTACAGTAGGCCACGAGTTCCACGATGAAGACGAAGAGCGCCGCAGCGTGCCCCAGGGAGAGCATGTTGAAGATGGCCTGCACGTGGAGCACTCCCAAAGCGGCGCTTCCTTGGGCAGcctgaggaagggaaatgatgaaaaCAGTAAATACCGTGCGTCACCAAGCCTAGGAATATATTTAGGAAAACTCCCAGCCACTATGATAAACACCGGCCTTAGATATGAGGCTCGAGCGGATGTAAGTCGGATTTATCAGTattgctgggatcacacatcctcTTCATtcctatcttcgttttttttcctcttcttcctcctcttcctctttctcctcgtcaacttctttcccttctcttgactcttcttcctatttctcttcgtctttaccagcctcctcctcctcctcctcctcttcctcctcctccgccttgagagagagagagagagagagagagagagagagagagagagagagagagagagagagagagagagagaccacacaaaCTTGTAATCCGTCCAAAATCTGTACACTTTCAAAGTCACAATcccgaaaaaaacgaaaataaataaaaaaatgttaagaaaatattcaaaagaagacaaatatagataagatttatttttaatgtttttgttttcttctacctccttcttttATTCGATCTGACACCGGAAACTGGAAAGCAgtaaggagaaacatggaaacatggaaatgcaagcaacagaaacctattggctcattacgaggttgcccgctttggtgatttaatttgctcgacagccacttggggcctggggagcaaatgaagacacctcgatattgaggagcagatgaaagcacctcgatattcagtttactcccgacgcagcgaagtgacggtcgattctatatttgaaggagttgatggtattcgcatttactacttctgaaggaagattgttccagtggcggatgactcggtttgaaaagaaacttcttccgatgtctgtgttacatcgactagactgaatgggtaaaccgttatttctagttcttaggttgggttgcagttcaaagaatttggagtattggacgttattgattttttttcagatacttgaaggcttgaatcatatcccctcgtcttttctccaatgtaaagagactgagtcgcttgagttgttcctcgtacggttgagcccttatggcaggtatcatcttcgtggcgcgtcgttgaatcctttccagtaaatcaatgtcctttctgtaattaggaggccagaactgtactgcatactcgaggtgcggtcttaccatggaattatacaaggatagtgttggctttgttgtatgcttttttacagtgattcgcgtgcttcaggtcactgctgatagtgactccaaaatccctttcctcctgcatcgcttgcagaggtttccccttcatgatgtatgtgtggtaactatttctggacccaatgtgcatgattttgcat
This window of the Eriocheir sinensis breed Jianghai 21 chromosome 50, ASM2467909v1, whole genome shotgun sequence genome carries:
- the LOC126982382 gene encoding ionotropic receptor 21a-like isoform X1; protein product: MEGIFFLTASNPFVPTAMRLLIITVIWTFIEATGSRGLGVRERTRGSETHELEAGAGGVVANMVPLLKLAAGKCDLTLAAHRYSPVLASRLLRVGGAVTVVGLSSRVGPTCQPSESLAADGGEANGRASRGELAGQSKAKCRAVVLDAVTGNTSLSDWFLSSSVLWLRPEMRLVVVGHLDALHSVISHRALRNTDHVVFIAPRGRSHGDVKEGRGDGVAMYRRCLFCNEGDVGIVKLYPKSLQSGAAARDQLLFPDDAEGFHGHRFRVVVMEYFPYISYTRQESGALRLTDSLNTRMITHLAELLNFTYEVMEPDDCQWGLEADGGNWTGIVGTLQHEKADFSMDLTLTPQRATVVDFCRLYIDENLGILSLKPRPPPEYLSLIRPFETKVWVATVVSVMVWGVTLWLLLKIRHRTFKGRRFDLRSALFYSWGLLLEDSPNEPPDNPTGQVLVGMWLLACLILRTTYVSSLISHLVKGGESPVINTIEEMVKSGQHEGRQWGTVGVNGAINSFLITSTNPAFHVANKFMQSMGPEEGTSRVLAGEFSFILNYYAIRVQLATLRGASADIPVHISTTKYPLFPGNGWAFRRGTPFLSRFNLAIQRLLDAGLIDYWMDDVINTYVTTKRLQDRDSLRDGKIQASTVETITLSSCLAPAGYTRPGGAGAASPASHLLHPVRGPCCRDTLLSC
- the LOC126982382 gene encoding glutamate receptor ionotropic, delta-1-like isoform X2 translates to MEGIFFLTASNPFVPTAMRLLIITVIWTFIEATGSRGLGVRERTRGSETHELEAGAGGVVANMVPLLKLAAGKCDLTLAAHRYSPVLASRLLRVGGAVTVVGLSSRVGPTCQPSESLAADGGEANGRASRGELAGQSKAKCRAVVLDAVTGNTSLSDWFLSSSVLWLRPEMRLVVVGHLDALHSVISHRALRNTDHVVFIAPRGRSHGDVKEGRGDGVAMYRRCLFCNEGDVGIVKLYPKSLQSGAAARDQLLFPDDAEGFHGHRFRVVVMEYFPYISYTRQESGALRLTDSLNTRMITHLAELLNFTYEVMEPDDCQWGLEADGGNWTGIVGTLQHEKADFSMDLTLTPQRATVVDFCRLYIDENLGILSLKPRPPPEYLSLIRPFETKVWVATVVSVMVWGVTLWLLLKIRHRTFKGRRFDLRSALFYSWGLLLEDSPNEPPDNPTGQVLVGMWLLACLILRTTYVSSLISHLVKGGESPVINTIEEMVKSGQHEGRQWGTVGVNGAINSFLITSTNPAFHVANKFMQSMGPEEGTSRVLAGEFSFILNYYAIRVQLATLRGASADIPVHISTTKYPLFPGNGWAFRRGTPFLSRFNLAIQRLLDAGLIDYWMDDVINTYVTTKRLQDRDSLRDGKIQASTVEDTRGQVVLGLRHLQVTFYILFAGHAAGTLSFLAESSLT